ACGGGATGCGGCAGGCCTCCGAGGACGCCGTCCTCTCCGCCAATTACGTCCGCGCCTGCCTGATGGACGTGATGAGCGCCCCCTTCGCCGAGCGCCCGGCCATGCACGAGGCCCTGTTCGACGACACCTGGCTGGCGGGTACCGGCCTCTCCACCCTCGACGTGGCGAAGGCGCTGATCGACGAGGGCTACCACCCCATGACGGTCTACTTCCCGCTGGTGGTCCACGGGGCGATGCTGATCGAGCCGACGGAGAGCGAATCGAAGGCCTCCCTCGACCTCTTCCTCGGCGCCCTGCGCGACCTCGCCATGGCCGCCAAGGCGGGGGACAAGGAGCGCTTCCTCGGCGCCCCCCATTACGCTCCCCGCCGCCGTCTGGACGAGACCCGCGCCGCCCGCGCGCCGGTATTGCGGTGGGTTCGGCCCGAACCGCTCCCGAACGCCGCCGAATAGGTGGTGTGAACGCACCTGACAGGGGGGTGTGAACCACCCTTTCCCCCCTGTCAGGAGGGGCTATGCTCGGCCCATGTTGTCCGCCCTCTCCCTCCTGCGCCGGGTCCGCCACGGCATGACCTTAGGTGTCCGGATACTGGCCACCGACGAGGCCGGCCGGCTTCTTCTGGTCCGCCACACCTATGTCTCCGGCTGGCATTTCCCCGGCGGCGGCGTGGATCTGGGCGAGACGGCGGAGGAGGCCGCGCGGCGGGAACTGCGCGAGGAGGCCAACGTGGAGGCGGCGGGGCCGCTGACGCTTTCCGGCTTTTATTTCAATCCCTTGGTCGGCGGGCGAGACCATGTGGCGCTCTACCGCGCCACCCGCCTCGTCATCGGCCCAAGGCCGGAGAAGACCCTCGAAATCGTCGCCGCCGACTTCTTCCCGCCCGACGCCCTGCCCGAAGGAACCACCCCCGCCACCCTGCGCCGCATCGCCGAATGGCAGGGCGCGCCGCCCTCCGACCGCTGGTGAGGCGCCCTGTCACGGGCGATTGACCGGGGCGGATTGGATAAATACCGCTGCCCGCGCTATCCTGCGGCTTGCAGCTCCCCTCCAGCCGGCGCGCCATGTCTGTCACCCTGTCCCAGAAAACCGAGGTCCAGCAACGGCTTGCGACGCGTGCCGATGGACCGGGCGCGGCCGGGCGGGGCATCGGGCTGGCGGGTGCCCTGGGCCTTGCGGCGGCCCTCGCCGCGCTCTGCGCCGGCGGGCTGGCCCTGTGGGCCCGCTTTGGCGCCGACGTGTTCTTCGATCTCCTGAGCGCCGGCTTCTCCGCCTGCCTGTGAGACATTTCCGATCGCCCCCAAGGCCTTGAAATCATGTCGCAACGCACGAAGATCATTGCCCTTTTCTCGGCCTTCGCCGCGGGCGCCCTCATCCTCGTCACCGCCGTCACCCTGCTCATGCCCGCGCCCCCACAGCAGAAAGTGACGGGACAGGCGGCGGTCGGCGGGCCGTTCAGCCTGACCGACCAGAACGGCCGGACGGTCACGGAAGCCGCCCTCAAGGGCAAGCCAACACTCATCTTTTTCGGCTTCACCCATTGCCCGGACGTGTGCCCGACGGCGCTGTTCGAGATGTCGGAGATCTTCGCCGCGCTGGGTCCGGATGCGAGCAAGGCGCAGGCCTTCTTCGTGTCCGTGGACCCCGAGCGCGACACGCCGGCGGTGCTCAAGTCCTACGTGTCCAGCTTCTCGCCGCAGATCCTCGGCCTGTCCGGAACCCCGGAGGCGACGGAGCAGATCAAGAAGGAATACCGCGTCTATTCCCGCAAGGTCCCGCTCAAGGATGGCGACTACACCATGGATCACACCGCCGTGGTCTATCTCATGGACAAGACTGGGACTTTCGTCGCGCCGTTCAACTCCAAGCGGCCTCCGGCCGAGGCTGCGGCGGAGCTGAAGCGCTACTTCTGAGCCCGCCGCCGGCGCCCCGCCGGGCGACGCCGTGCTCCGTCTTCTGCCAGTGGTACGGCCGCCGGACCAGCTCGATCACCGCCCGCCAGGCCGCCACCGACAGCAGCAGCCAGTAGATCGGCGTGCCCGCGATGGTGCGCCAGCCCGGCCGCATGCCGCGCCGGCCGAGCCCCACCACCATGGTCACGGCCGCCCCGCCATAGCCGGCGACGAGAGTTGTGTAGGTAAGCGCGCTGGTGGCCACTTCCATGATGGTGGTGCACGGCAGCCCGGCGACGCCCCGCACGATGTCGGCGACGAACAGGCCGAGGCAGAGCGGATGCGCCAGCGCCGCCGCATAAGGCCCTGCGGTGAGCAGGGCCAGCGCGAGCGTCCCGCCGGGGCCAATATCCCGCACCAGCGCCCCGGGCCGGCGCCCATGGACCAGAAGGGTCTGCGCCCAGCCCTTCAGCCAGCGGGTGCGCTGGCCGAGCCAGGCGCGCCGGGTCACCGGCGCCTCCTCGTAAGTGCTTGAGGAGATGACGCGGGTCTGCCATCCGGCGCGGGCGAGGCGGATGCCGAG
The nucleotide sequence above comes from Xanthobacter flavus. Encoded proteins:
- a CDS encoding NUDIX domain-containing protein, translated to MLSALSLLRRVRHGMTLGVRILATDEAGRLLLVRHTYVSGWHFPGGGVDLGETAEEAARRELREEANVEAAGPLTLSGFYFNPLVGGRDHVALYRATRLVIGPRPEKTLEIVAADFFPPDALPEGTTPATLRRIAEWQGAPPSDRW
- a CDS encoding SCO family protein, with the translated sequence MSQRTKIIALFSAFAAGALILVTAVTLLMPAPPQQKVTGQAAVGGPFSLTDQNGRTVTEAALKGKPTLIFFGFTHCPDVCPTALFEMSEIFAALGPDASKAQAFFVSVDPERDTPAVLKSYVSSFSPQILGLSGTPEATEQIKKEYRVYSRKVPLKDGDYTMDHTAVVYLMDKTGTFVAPFNSKRPPAEAAAELKRYF